A genome region from Akkermansiaceae bacterium includes the following:
- a CDS encoding aldo/keto reductase — MNYNRCGDSGILLPEISLGFWHNFGHCDDFQEARKIMRRAFDRGVTHFDLANNYGPPPGSAEENVGRILAEDFACHRDELFISTKAGHLMWGGPYGEWGSRKHMLASLDQSLRRLRLPYVDVFYSHRPDPDTRLEETMSALATAVNSGKALYAGLSKYPLKKLKKAVKLLKQMGIRCLVYQPPYSILNRWPEKEGILDYLLEEKIGCVVFSPLAQGMLTPKYVDGIPEGSRAARPEGFLTEEQVTAQQEKIRALADLAAAQGMSLNHMALRFSLNHKAVTSSIIGARTVAQLDDSLNAMASPELSDSILAAIDGIAPTVKSKKAEG; from the coding sequence ATGAACTACAACCGCTGCGGCGACTCCGGCATCCTTCTCCCCGAGATCTCCCTCGGCTTCTGGCACAACTTCGGCCACTGCGATGACTTCCAGGAAGCCCGCAAAATCATGCGACGTGCCTTTGATCGCGGAGTCACCCATTTCGATCTCGCGAACAATTACGGCCCGCCTCCCGGCTCCGCCGAGGAAAATGTGGGACGCATCCTTGCAGAGGATTTCGCCTGCCACCGCGACGAGCTTTTCATCTCCACCAAGGCCGGGCACCTGATGTGGGGCGGCCCCTACGGCGAGTGGGGATCACGGAAACACATGCTTGCCTCGCTCGACCAATCGCTGCGCCGCCTGCGCCTGCCGTATGTGGATGTCTTCTACTCCCACCGTCCCGATCCGGACACGCGGCTTGAGGAGACCATGTCCGCGCTCGCCACCGCCGTGAATTCAGGCAAAGCGCTCTACGCCGGCCTTTCGAAATACCCACTGAAGAAACTGAAGAAGGCGGTCAAGCTCCTCAAGCAGATGGGCATACGCTGCCTCGTCTATCAGCCACCCTACTCCATCCTGAACCGATGGCCGGAAAAGGAAGGCATCCTCGATTACCTGTTAGAGGAAAAAATCGGCTGCGTCGTTTTCTCCCCCCTCGCCCAGGGGATGCTGACGCCTAAATATGTGGATGGCATCCCGGAAGGCTCGCGCGCCGCAAGGCCGGAAGGATTTCTCACGGAGGAGCAGGTCACCGCCCAGCAGGAAAAAATCCGCGCCCTTGCCGATCTCGCCGCCGCCCAGGGGATGTCGCTAAACCACATGGCTCTGCGTTTTTCCCTGAACCACAAGGCCGTTACCTCCTCCATCATCGGGGCACGCACTGTCGCCCAACTCGATGATTCCCTCAATGCCATGGCATCTCCTGAGCTGTCAGATTCCATACTGGCCGCCATCGATGGCATCGCCCCCACAGTGAAAAGCAAAAAAGCGGAAGGCTAG
- a CDS encoding EF-hand domain-containing protein produces the protein MKTKSLVVIAALAAFMGIAHAEQGKEKRRAKGPTPEQLEKYDKDKDGKLSKEEKAEMKKDKPAKDKPAKVKPAKEQKPKGEKKKKKDAAE, from the coding sequence ATGAAAACCAAATCGCTAGTCGTTATCGCCGCGCTCGCCGCCTTCATGGGAATCGCCCACGCGGAACAGGGAAAAGAGAAAAGAAGGGCCAAGGGGCCGACCCCGGAGCAGCTTGAGAAGTATGACAAGGACAAGGACGGCAAGCTTAGCAAAGAGGAGAAGGCCGAGATGAAAAAGGACAAGCCAGCCAAGGACAAGCCAGCCAAGGTGAAGCCAGCCAAGGAGCAGAAGCCCAAGGGCGAGAAGAAAAAGAAGAAGGATGCAGCGGAGTGA